One genomic segment of Agromyces intestinalis includes these proteins:
- a CDS encoding PHP domain-containing protein gives MAPGTSPVPPIGEADLHVHSTVSDGTVAPADLLAEAAEAGIPAIALTDHDSTAGWAEASAAVPGTGVALIPGMELSTREGFTSVHLLAYLIDPLNEALLAETARIRESRLTRAEEIVRRISTDYDLTWDDVLAQAAEGATIGRPHIADALVARGHVADRSAAFAGILHHSSVYAQPHYAPDPLTAVRLVRAAGGVPVLAHPGTRGVERLLPEERLARLVDAGLFGLEVDHPENRAAAKPRLRQLADRFGLVVTGSSDYHGAGKQNRLGEHRTPPEIVARIVAEATGSQPVLP, from the coding sequence ATGGCCCCCGGCACCTCGCCCGTCCCGCCGATCGGCGAGGCCGACCTGCACGTGCACTCGACCGTGTCCGACGGCACGGTCGCCCCCGCCGACCTGCTGGCCGAGGCCGCCGAGGCCGGGATTCCCGCGATCGCGCTCACCGACCACGACTCGACCGCGGGCTGGGCCGAGGCATCCGCCGCTGTGCCGGGCACCGGGGTCGCGCTGATTCCCGGCATGGAGCTGTCGACCCGCGAGGGCTTCACGAGCGTGCACCTGCTCGCCTATCTGATCGATCCGCTCAACGAGGCGCTGCTGGCCGAGACGGCGCGCATCCGCGAGTCACGGCTGACCCGCGCCGAGGAGATCGTGCGGCGCATCTCGACCGACTACGACCTCACGTGGGACGACGTGCTCGCACAGGCCGCTGAGGGAGCGACGATCGGGCGCCCGCACATCGCCGACGCGCTCGTCGCGCGCGGGCACGTGGCCGACCGGTCGGCGGCCTTCGCGGGCATCCTGCACCACAGCTCGGTGTACGCGCAGCCGCACTACGCGCCCGATCCGCTGACCGCGGTGCGGCTCGTGCGCGCCGCGGGCGGCGTGCCCGTGCTCGCGCACCCGGGCACCCGCGGCGTCGAGCGGCTGCTGCCCGAGGAGCGACTCGCACGACTCGTCGACGCCGGACTCTTCGGCCTCGAAGTCGATCACCCCGAGAACCGGGCCGCGGCGAAGCCCCGGCTGCGCCAGCTCGCCGACCGGTTCGGGCTCGTCGTCACGGGGTCGAGCGACTACCACGGCGCGGGCAAGCAGAACCGGCTCGGCGAGCACCGCACGCCGCCCGAGATCGTCGCGCGCATCGTCGCCGAGGCGACGGGGTCGCAGCCGGTCCTGCCCTGA
- a CDS encoding DEAD/DEAH box helicase, whose product MSTFADLGIASDIVDALAGKGITEPFPIQEQTIPLALSGQDIIGQAKTGTGKTFGFGLPLIQRLGDAPEPGVKALIVVPTRELCVQVTEDLELAASNRPTGIVSIYGGKAYEGQIEQIKAGAQIVVGTPGRLLDLAGQRLLSLKDVHEMVLDEADKMLDLGFLSDIEKLFAQTPANRHTMLFSATMPGPIVALARRFMSKPIHIRANDPDEGLTQANIKHLVYRAHSLDKDEVIARILQAEGRGKTVIFTRTKRAAAKLVEELNDRGFNAAAVHGDLNQDQRERAMAAFKAGKKDVLIATDVAARGIDVDDVTHVINHTIPDDDKTYLHRAGRTGRAGKTGIAVTFVDWDDLHKWALINRALEFGQPEPTETYSSSPHLFTDLDIPEGTKGRLKPAASAPATRSATAGRSESAGRTQSPARGEAGDRAPRTRRRTRAGQASNPTDASSATSPAAGTAPDAPRDPGSGTHDGKGHEHHDGNAAPRRRRRRRGGSRTGGGQAPAAPQA is encoded by the coding sequence TTGAGCACTTTCGCAGACCTCGGCATCGCGTCCGACATCGTCGACGCCCTCGCCGGCAAGGGCATCACCGAGCCCTTCCCCATCCAAGAGCAGACCATTCCGCTCGCCCTCTCGGGGCAAGACATCATCGGCCAGGCCAAGACCGGCACCGGCAAGACCTTCGGCTTCGGCCTGCCGCTCATCCAGCGGCTGGGCGACGCACCCGAGCCCGGCGTCAAAGCGCTCATCGTCGTGCCGACCCGCGAGCTCTGCGTGCAGGTGACCGAAGACCTCGAGCTCGCTGCATCGAACCGCCCGACCGGCATCGTGTCGATCTACGGCGGCAAGGCGTACGAGGGTCAGATCGAGCAGATCAAGGCCGGCGCCCAGATCGTCGTCGGCACCCCGGGTCGCCTGCTCGACCTCGCCGGCCAGCGCCTGCTGTCGCTGAAGGACGTGCACGAGATGGTGCTCGACGAGGCCGACAAGATGCTCGACCTCGGCTTCCTCTCCGACATCGAGAAGCTGTTCGCGCAGACGCCGGCGAACCGCCACACCATGCTGTTCTCGGCCACCATGCCCGGCCCGATCGTCGCGCTCGCGCGCCGCTTCATGTCGAAGCCGATCCACATCCGCGCGAACGACCCCGACGAGGGGCTGACGCAGGCGAACATCAAGCATCTCGTCTACCGCGCGCACTCGCTCGACAAAGACGAGGTGATCGCCCGCATCCTCCAGGCCGAGGGCCGCGGCAAGACCGTCATCTTCACACGCACCAAGCGCGCGGCGGCGAAGCTCGTCGAAGAACTCAACGACCGCGGCTTCAACGCGGCGGCCGTGCACGGCGACCTCAACCAAGACCAGCGCGAGCGCGCCATGGCGGCCTTCAAGGCCGGCAAGAAGGACGTGCTGATCGCCACGGATGTCGCGGCTCGCGGCATCGACGTCGACGACGTGACCCACGTCATCAACCACACCATCCCCGACGACGACAAGACGTACCTGCACCGCGCGGGCCGCACCGGCCGTGCCGGCAAGACCGGCATCGCGGTGACGTTCGTCGACTGGGACGACTTGCACAAGTGGGCGCTCATCAACCGCGCCCTCGAGTTCGGGCAGCCCGAGCCGACCGAGACCTATTCGTCGAGCCCGCACCTGTTCACCGACCTCGACATCCCCGAGGGCACGAAGGGCCGGCTGAAGCCCGCGGCATCCGCACCCGCGACCCGCTCGGCGACCGCCGGGCGCAGCGAGTCCGCCGGTCGCACCCAGTCGCCCGCGCGCGGCGAGGCAGGCGACCGCGCACCGCGCACGCGCCGCCGCACGCGCGCCGGTCAGGCGTCCAACCCGACGGATGCCTCGTCGGCGACGTCGCCCGCCGCGGGCACCGCGCCCGACGCACCGCGCGACCCGGGTTCGGGCACGCACGACGGCAAGGGCCACGAGCACCACGACGGCAACGCGGCACCCCGTCGTCGCCGTCGCCGCCGCGGCGGTTCGCGTACGGGCGGCGGCCAGGCCCCGGCCGCGCCGCAGGCCTGA
- a CDS encoding ferritin-like fold-containing protein — MVWWSNRRRARPEPGLRPSVVPTELVRVDFTDLAPEPIAFLGQAAAIQLEFFEGLSRAVTTAPDLGAKEGLSAAAGVALRKHHALIAELRREGVEPVTMMQPFAAATDRFREITSGDDWYELLLGIHVTSGILDDFFARLAEGLPSDLGSRVRKVLDEAGAGGVLVRELSSAIADVPGLADRLALWGRSLVGDTLLVAKSALRTGGDDQAVEPVFTELIAEHTRRMDALGLTA; from the coding sequence GTGGTGTGGTGGTCCAACAGGCGCAGGGCGCGACCCGAGCCCGGCCTGCGGCCCTCGGTCGTGCCGACCGAGCTGGTGCGGGTCGACTTCACCGACCTCGCACCCGAGCCGATCGCGTTCCTCGGGCAAGCCGCGGCGATCCAGCTCGAGTTCTTCGAGGGGCTCTCGCGCGCGGTCACGACCGCACCCGACCTCGGCGCGAAGGAGGGCCTGTCGGCCGCGGCCGGCGTCGCCCTGCGCAAGCATCACGCGCTCATCGCCGAGTTGCGTCGCGAGGGCGTCGAACCGGTCACGATGATGCAGCCGTTCGCCGCGGCGACCGATCGGTTCCGCGAGATCACGAGCGGCGACGACTGGTACGAGCTGCTGCTCGGCATCCACGTCACGAGCGGAATCCTCGACGACTTCTTCGCCCGGCTCGCCGAGGGGCTGCCGAGCGACCTCGGTTCCCGCGTGCGCAAGGTGCTCGACGAGGCCGGTGCGGGCGGAGTGCTCGTGCGCGAGCTCTCGTCGGCGATCGCCGACGTGCCGGGCCTGGCCGATCGGCTCGCCCTCTGGGGCCGCAGCCTCGTCGGCGACACGCTGCTCGTGGCCAAGTCGGCCCTGCGCACGGGCGGCGACGATCAGGCGGTCGAGCCGGTCTTCACCGAGCTCATCGCCGAGCACACGCGCCGCATGGACGCGCTCGGCCTCACGGCCTGA
- a CDS encoding DUF3107 domain-containing protein has translation MDVRIGIQDSPRELGFETSQSAAEVEQAVAAALGGQAPLLRLEDVKGSVYLVPAAALAYVEIGSEESRRVGFVA, from the coding sequence GTGGACGTTCGTATCGGCATCCAGGACTCCCCCCGCGAACTGGGATTCGAGACCTCCCAGTCCGCTGCGGAGGTCGAGCAGGCGGTCGCGGCCGCGCTCGGCGGGCAGGCCCCGCTCCTGCGACTCGAGGACGTCAAGGGCAGCGTCTACCTGGTACCCGCGGCGGCGCTCGCGTACGTCGAGATCGGCTCCGAGGAGTCGCGTCGGGTCGGGTTCGTGGCCTGA
- a CDS encoding UrvD/REP family ATP-dependent DNA helicase, with protein sequence MLPEPDRGTHRTVIASRAGDVDRDRVLGLPDGASAAVFGAPGSGKTTLAIELVADRVARLGYSTDEVLVIAPSRGTATALRDALAVRLEVTTRGPLARTANSIAFQLVRAYTGRGVSLLTGAEHDQLIAELLEGGIRDGGGPQWPEPFGPDVRRLRGFRAELRDLLMRAAEHGLDGGGLAELGRRADRPEWVAAGRFLAEYAEVKDALRPTSFDSAELGAFAAAIVGAARRDADAEAALGALARLRLIVVDDAQEATEATASLLAAFAARGAAVVAFGDPDVAGNGFRGGRPELLGALPSLVGGEAVRLVLTGRHRGRAATRTLVARTVEHVGAALGGGHRFEREAADPDGDPLAAVLGIEAPSHAAECQSTAAVLRERHLIDDVPWSRMAVVLRSGGDVPAFVRGLALADVPTGDSQTRQALRDAPAAAALLMAAAVVLGRDQLTAEHAVALLTGPIGRLDGVGLRRLRLALRHDELAAGGQRTGDELLVDALGAPGGFETIDAAPARRAARLAKLLAAARTTAASGGTIEEVLWSLWDGSGLAAEWGSQASGTGVIATEANRSLDAVVALFSAAERFVEREPDAAAVRFVDEQLASELPEDTLAPRRSSDAVFVGTPAALVGREFDVVVIAGLQDGVWPNLRPRGTLLHAGRLPAVVAAVRSGAPLPTAESAQDARRAVQADELRLFALAASRARRQLVLACTANDDEQPSSLMGFAETRVRAARRRPLHLRGLVGALRREAVESAAIGSGVSTEAAAALARLAEEGVPGAHPDEWYGLREPSTTAPVIDLEGDPEARVPVSPSQIDRAEESALGWFVDHVASPPSGVAASIGTLVHAVVEEAGARPDEEVTIDGIWAAVEERWRQLRFEAGWVAERELRGARRMAEGAAEYLQSFADEGKVLLGAEGRFSLEVGRVKLSGTIDRIEVSPDGTTVIVDLKTGRRTPTAAETAVHPQLAAYQLAARRGAAPNGGRHGGAKLVYVGRPTRGRAFTELAQQPFDDEAEQAFVERLEQLAHVMAAAEFEAPGEVGFRSRFGDWIYRVQLVPAVSA encoded by the coding sequence ATGCTCCCCGAACCCGACCGCGGAACCCACCGCACCGTCATCGCGTCGCGCGCCGGCGACGTCGACCGCGATCGCGTCCTCGGCCTGCCCGACGGCGCTTCGGCCGCGGTGTTCGGCGCGCCGGGCTCGGGCAAGACGACCCTCGCGATCGAGCTCGTCGCCGACCGGGTCGCCCGGCTCGGCTACTCGACCGACGAGGTGCTCGTGATCGCGCCGAGCCGCGGCACCGCGACCGCGCTGCGCGATGCGCTCGCCGTGCGGCTCGAGGTCACCACGAGGGGGCCGCTCGCGCGCACCGCGAACTCGATCGCGTTCCAGCTCGTGCGCGCGTACACGGGCCGCGGAGTGTCGCTGCTCACGGGCGCCGAGCACGACCAGCTCATCGCCGAGCTGCTCGAGGGCGGCATCCGCGACGGCGGGGGTCCGCAGTGGCCCGAGCCGTTCGGCCCCGACGTGCGGCGGCTGCGCGGGTTCCGGGCCGAGCTGCGCGACCTGCTCATGCGGGCGGCCGAGCACGGGCTCGACGGCGGAGGCCTCGCCGAGCTCGGCCGACGTGCCGACCGGCCCGAGTGGGTGGCGGCGGGCCGGTTCCTCGCCGAGTACGCCGAGGTGAAGGACGCGCTGCGGCCGACGTCGTTCGACTCCGCCGAGCTCGGCGCGTTCGCGGCGGCGATCGTGGGTGCCGCCCGTCGCGATGCCGACGCCGAGGCTGCGCTCGGCGCGCTCGCCCGGCTGCGGCTGATCGTCGTCGACGATGCGCAGGAGGCGACCGAGGCGACGGCATCGCTGCTGGCCGCGTTCGCGGCCCGGGGTGCGGCGGTCGTCGCGTTCGGCGACCCCGATGTCGCGGGCAACGGGTTCCGCGGCGGTCGGCCCGAACTCCTCGGCGCGCTGCCGAGCCTGGTCGGCGGCGAGGCCGTGCGACTCGTCCTGACCGGTCGGCACCGGGGGCGTGCGGCCACCCGCACGCTCGTCGCCCGCACGGTCGAGCACGTGGGGGCTGCGCTCGGCGGCGGGCACCGGTTCGAGCGTGAGGCCGCCGACCCCGATGGCGACCCGCTCGCGGCGGTGCTCGGCATCGAGGCGCCGTCGCACGCGGCCGAGTGCCAGTCGACCGCGGCGGTGCTGCGCGAGCGGCACCTGATCGACGATGTCCCGTGGTCGCGCATGGCCGTCGTGCTGCGTTCGGGCGGCGACGTGCCCGCGTTCGTGCGGGGCCTCGCGCTGGCCGACGTGCCGACCGGCGACTCGCAGACGCGGCAGGCGCTGCGCGACGCACCGGCGGCGGCCGCCCTGCTGATGGCCGCCGCCGTCGTGCTCGGCCGCGATCAGCTCACCGCCGAGCACGCCGTGGCGCTGCTGACCGGGCCGATCGGCCGGCTCGACGGAGTGGGCCTGCGCCGGCTTCGGCTCGCGCTGCGACACGACGAGCTCGCGGCAGGCGGTCAGCGCACCGGCGACGAGCTCCTCGTCGACGCGCTCGGGGCGCCCGGCGGATTCGAGACGATCGACGCGGCGCCGGCGCGACGCGCGGCACGGCTGGCGAAGCTGCTCGCCGCAGCGCGCACGACGGCGGCGTCGGGCGGCACGATCGAAGAGGTGCTGTGGAGCCTGTGGGACGGCAGCGGGCTCGCCGCCGAGTGGGGTTCCCAGGCATCCGGCACCGGCGTCATCGCGACCGAGGCGAACCGCTCGCTCGACGCAGTCGTCGCGCTGTTCTCGGCGGCCGAGCGCTTCGTCGAGCGCGAGCCCGACGCGGCGGCGGTGCGGTTCGTCGACGAGCAGCTCGCGAGCGAACTGCCCGAAGACACCCTCGCGCCGCGCCGGTCGTCCGACGCGGTGTTCGTCGGTACGCCGGCTGCGCTGGTCGGGCGCGAGTTCGACGTCGTGGTCATCGCCGGCCTGCAAGACGGCGTATGGCCCAACCTGCGGCCGCGCGGCACCCTCCTGCACGCCGGCCGCCTGCCCGCGGTCGTCGCCGCCGTGCGCTCGGGTGCGCCGCTGCCGACGGCCGAGTCGGCGCAGGATGCACGGCGGGCGGTGCAGGCCGACGAGCTGCGACTGTTCGCACTCGCCGCCTCGCGGGCCCGCCGGCAGCTCGTGCTCGCCTGCACGGCCAACGACGACGAGCAGCCGTCGTCGCTCATGGGCTTCGCCGAGACCCGCGTACGGGCGGCTCGGCGTCGACCGCTGCACCTGCGCGGTCTGGTCGGCGCCCTGCGGCGCGAGGCGGTCGAGTCGGCTGCGATCGGCTCGGGGGTGTCGACCGAGGCGGCGGCCGCCCTCGCTCGGTTGGCCGAGGAGGGGGTGCCCGGCGCCCACCCCGACGAGTGGTACGGGTTGCGCGAGCCCTCGACGACCGCGCCCGTGATCGATCTCGAGGGCGACCCCGAAGCCCGGGTGCCGGTCTCGCCGTCGCAGATCGACCGAGCAGAAGAGTCTGCACTCGGCTGGTTCGTCGACCACGTCGCATCACCGCCGTCGGGTGTGGCGGCGTCGATCGGCACCCTCGTGCACGCCGTCGTCGAAGAGGCCGGGGCGCGCCCCGATGAGGAAGTCACGATCGACGGTATCTGGGCCGCTGTCGAAGAGCGCTGGCGGCAGCTGCGATTCGAAGCCGGGTGGGTCGCCGAGCGCGAGTTGCGCGGTGCCCGCCGCATGGCCGAGGGCGCCGCCGAGTACCTGCAGTCGTTCGCCGACGAGGGCAAGGTGCTGCTCGGCGCCGAGGGGCGGTTCTCGCTCGAGGTGGGCCGGGTGAAGCTGTCGGGCACCATCGACCGCATCGAGGTGTCGCCCGACGGCACCACCGTCATCGTCGACCTGAAGACCGGGCGTCGCACCCCGACCGCAGCCGAGACCGCTGTGCATCCCCAGCTCGCCGCCTACCAGCTCGCGGCGCGGCGCGGTGCCGCGCCGAACGGCGGCCGTCACGGCGGTGCGAAACTCGTCTACGTCGGCCGGCCCACCCGCGGGCGGGCGTTCACCGAGCTCGCCCAGCAGCCGTTCGACGATGAGGCCGAGCAGGCGTTCGTCGAGCGGCTCGAGCAGCTCGCGCACGTGATGGCGGCGGCCGAGTTCGAGGCGCCCGGCGAGGTCGGGTTCCGGTCGCGCTTCGGCGACTGGATCTATCGGGTGCAGCTCGTTCCGGCGGTGTCGGCATGA